In a genomic window of Sulfuriferula nivalis:
- the pheT gene encoding phenylalanine--tRNA ligase subunit beta, translating into MKFSELWLRSYVNPSMDSAALSHLLTMAGLEVEVMEPVAADFTGVVVGHVVSVAPHPDADRLRVCQVNVGADAPLQIVCGAPNVCADAKVLCATVGAKLPEFEIKKAKLRGVESMGMLCSARELGMADEADGLWLLPADAPIGMNVREYLRLNDNLFTLKLTPNRSDCLSVTGIAREVAALTASAWQLPTFDTVPASAVDVPEIVVTAKDASPRYCAQVIAGINPNAVTPDWMVERLSRSGVRAISPVVDVTNYVLLELGQPLHAFDLDKLNGGINVRMALPDEKLTLLNDQVVQLDQDMLVIADQNGAQALAGIMGGAATAVGDTTTSVLLESAFFQPDIIAGRARRLNLTTDAAHRFERGVDYAQTNYALARATQLIVAICGGEASAVTEVLGDLPKRAAISLRPERAVKVLGVSLTHEQVGDLLQRAQFDYVAEGNIYRVTPPSYRFDLTIEVDLIEELARLYGYENIPATTPVAALSMLPDTELSRPVDNLRHVLVGRDYQEVITYGFVDAVWEADLAPELTPVTLKNPIASHMSVMRSTLMGGLLDVLQTNLNRRQTRVRIMEVGHCYLAQDGGYAQPLRIAGLAYGDVMPEQWSVAAQCVDFYDVKADVVAMCIPQMVRFEAAQHPALHPGQSAAIWLGDVQLGWLGALHPALVQKFGLSSTPVLFELAVEPLLATKVPEHGEISRLPSVRRDLAVIVEQNLSAQSLLDAMLSAKIPSVIDIALFDLYRGKGIDSDKKSLAFRVLMQDNQKTLTDQEVDAVMAQLMSLLQQKFNAQLRS; encoded by the coding sequence ATGAAATTTTCTGAATTGTGGTTGCGTAGTTATGTGAACCCGTCCATGGACAGTGCGGCATTGTCGCATCTGTTGACGATGGCGGGTTTGGAAGTTGAAGTAATGGAGCCTGTTGCGGCTGATTTCACCGGTGTGGTAGTGGGTCATGTGGTCAGTGTTGCGCCTCATCCTGATGCTGACAGGTTGCGTGTGTGTCAGGTTAATGTCGGTGCGGACGCGCCCTTGCAAATCGTGTGTGGCGCACCTAATGTTTGTGCCGATGCCAAAGTGTTATGCGCGACGGTAGGTGCCAAGCTTCCCGAATTTGAAATCAAAAAGGCAAAATTACGTGGCGTGGAGTCTATGGGCATGTTGTGCTCAGCGCGTGAATTAGGCATGGCCGATGAAGCCGATGGCTTGTGGCTGTTGCCCGCCGATGCACCTATTGGTATGAATGTGCGGGAATATCTACGGCTGAACGATAATTTGTTTACGCTCAAGCTCACACCTAATCGTAGCGATTGCTTGAGTGTGACTGGCATAGCTCGAGAAGTGGCAGCATTGACCGCGTCAGCATGGCAGTTGCCCACCTTTGACACTGTACCAGCAAGCGCTGTGGATGTGCCTGAAATCGTCGTCACGGCCAAGGATGCAAGCCCACGATATTGTGCGCAAGTGATCGCTGGGATTAACCCGAATGCAGTTACGCCTGACTGGATGGTTGAGCGTTTAAGTCGTAGTGGTGTGCGTGCAATTAGCCCAGTGGTAGATGTGACCAATTATGTATTGTTAGAGCTGGGTCAGCCGTTACATGCATTCGATTTGGATAAGTTAAATGGCGGCATTAATGTGCGCATGGCGCTGCCAGATGAAAAGCTGACTTTGCTGAATGATCAAGTCGTACAACTTGATCAGGATATGCTGGTTATCGCTGATCAGAATGGTGCACAGGCTTTAGCCGGGATTATGGGTGGAGCAGCGACCGCAGTGGGTGATACAACGACCAGTGTGTTGCTGGAATCTGCATTTTTCCAGCCTGATATTATTGCGGGACGTGCGCGGCGCCTTAATTTGACCACCGATGCGGCGCACCGGTTTGAACGTGGCGTGGATTATGCACAGACCAACTACGCATTGGCACGTGCAACACAGTTAATCGTAGCTATATGTGGCGGTGAGGCAAGTGCTGTCACAGAAGTACTGGGTGATTTGCCCAAGCGTGCAGCAATCAGTTTACGTCCTGAGCGCGCAGTCAAAGTGTTGGGTGTATCCCTTACACATGAGCAAGTTGGTGATTTGCTACAACGTGCACAGTTTGATTACGTGGCTGAAGGCAACATATATCGAGTTACGCCACCAAGTTATCGTTTCGATTTAACGATAGAAGTTGATTTGATAGAAGAGTTGGCTCGGCTTTATGGTTATGAAAATATCCCTGCGACCACGCCAGTGGCAGCACTGAGCATGTTGCCAGATACTGAATTGTCGCGACCAGTGGATAATTTGCGTCATGTGTTGGTTGGTCGTGATTATCAGGAAGTTATCACTTACGGATTCGTTGATGCGGTATGGGAGGCAGACTTAGCGCCAGAACTGACACCTGTTACATTAAAAAACCCGATTGCCAGTCATATGAGTGTGATGCGTTCGACTTTAATGGGTGGCTTGCTGGATGTGTTGCAAACCAACTTGAATCGTCGTCAGACTCGTGTACGCATTATGGAAGTCGGGCATTGTTATTTGGCGCAGGACGGTGGTTATGCTCAACCATTACGCATAGCTGGTCTGGCTTATGGTGATGTGATGCCTGAGCAGTGGAGTGTTGCCGCTCAATGTGTCGATTTTTATGATGTTAAGGCCGATGTGGTGGCGATGTGTATACCACAAATGGTGCGTTTTGAAGCGGCACAGCATCCAGCTTTACATCCGGGTCAAAGCGCTGCGATATGGTTGGGTGATGTGCAGCTGGGTTGGTTAGGCGCGTTGCATCCTGCGCTGGTACAGAAATTTGGGTTAAGCAGCACGCCTGTACTGTTCGAGTTGGCAGTCGAACCATTATTGGCGACCAAAGTGCCTGAACATGGCGAGATTTCTCGTTTGCCATCAGTACGTCGAGATTTGGCAGTGATAGTTGAGCAGAATTTATCTGCGCAATCCTTACTGGATGCGATGCTCTCTGCTAAAATACCGAGCGTCATCGATATTGCGCTGTTTGATCTCTACCGTGGTAAAGGTATTGATTCTGATAAAAAAAGCCTTGCTTTCCGTGTGCTGATGCAAGACAATCAAAAGACGCTGACAGACCAAGAAGTAGATGCCGTCATGGCTCAATTGATGAGTTTGTTACAACAAAAATTTAATGCGCAATTGCGTTCCTGA
- a CDS encoding MerR family transcriptional regulator: MAEHQLTEALPAIPAKRYFTIGEVGELCAVKPHVLRYWEQEFTQLKPVKRRGNRRYYQHHEVLLIRRIRELLYEQGFTINGARQRLDEQACVQTDVVELIVAAPAPLDYSALREEILEIIQILKV; this comes from the coding sequence ATGGCGGAACACCAGCTAACTGAGGCATTGCCTGCAATTCCTGCCAAGCGTTACTTTACCATTGGTGAGGTGGGGGAGTTGTGCGCGGTAAAACCGCATGTATTGCGTTATTGGGAGCAGGAATTTACCCAGCTCAAGCCAGTGAAGCGTCGTGGTAATCGGCGCTATTACCAACATCATGAAGTGTTATTGATACGTCGTATCCGTGAGTTGTTATACGAGCAGGGCTTCACTATTAATGGTGCGCGGCAACGTCTTGATGAACAAGCCTGTGTGCAGACGGACGTAGTGGAACTGATAGTTGCGGCACCTGCACCGCTTGATTATTCTGCATTGCGTGAAGAAATACTGGAAATC
- the rplT gene encoding 50S ribosomal protein L20, with product MPRVKRGVTARARHKKIIVQAKGYRGRRKNVYRIAKQAVMKAGQYAYRDRRQRKRQFRSLWIARINAAARQCGMRYSVFMNGLKKAEIVLDRKVLADLAVFDKPAFALLAEQAKAKLAA from the coding sequence ATGCCAAGAGTAAAACGTGGTGTCACCGCGCGTGCGCGTCATAAAAAGATCATAGTTCAAGCCAAGGGCTACCGTGGTCGTCGTAAAAACGTTTACCGTATTGCTAAGCAAGCGGTGATGAAAGCGGGTCAATATGCTTACCGCGATCGTCGTCAACGGAAGCGTCAATTCCGTTCATTGTGGATTGCGCGTATCAATGCGGCTGCACGTCAGTGCGGTATGCGTTATAGCGTGTTCATGAATGGCCTGAAAAAAGCTGAAATCGTGCTGGACCGTAAGGTGTTGGCTGATTTGGCTGTGTTTGATAAACCAGCATTTGCATTATTGGCTGAACAAGCTAAAGCAAAACTGGCTGCTTAA
- the pheS gene encoding phenylalanine--tRNA ligase subunit alpha codes for MENLEQIVASAVQDFAAVTQAAELEQVKARYLGKTGLMTEQMKSLGKLPAEQRPAAGSLINQAKEQIQAALESRRAAMREAELAEKLAAETLDVTLPGRGLAIGGLHPVTRTLARIETLFRSIGFDVAQGPEIETDFYNFTALNIPENHPARAMHDTFYVDAQYLLRTHTSPVQIRYMENNAPPLKIIAPGRVYRVDSDATHSPMFHQVEGLWVGEDVSFANLKGVVQDFLQRFFERDDLQVRFRPSFFPFTEPSAEMDMSWGDGWLEIGGCGMVHPNVLKHVNIDSEKYLGFAFGLGVERLAMLRYGVDDLRLFFSNDLRFLKQFN; via the coding sequence ATGGAAAACTTGGAACAAATTGTCGCGAGCGCAGTGCAGGATTTTGCGGCAGTGACACAAGCTGCAGAATTAGAGCAGGTTAAGGCGCGTTATTTGGGTAAGACAGGTTTGATGACTGAGCAGATGAAGTCATTGGGCAAGTTGCCAGCAGAACAGCGTCCTGCTGCAGGTAGCTTAATTAATCAGGCCAAAGAGCAGATTCAAGCCGCATTGGAATCGCGCCGCGCAGCAATGCGAGAAGCAGAGCTGGCTGAGAAGCTGGCTGCAGAGACGCTGGATGTGACTTTGCCTGGCCGTGGTTTGGCGATAGGTGGTTTGCATCCTGTGACACGTACATTGGCACGCATTGAGACCTTGTTTCGTTCCATAGGATTCGATGTAGCACAGGGTCCAGAGATAGAAACAGACTTCTATAATTTTACCGCACTGAATATTCCAGAAAATCATCCTGCACGTGCGATGCACGATACGTTTTATGTCGATGCGCAATATTTGTTGCGTACCCACACTTCGCCAGTACAGATACGCTACATGGAGAACAATGCGCCACCGTTGAAAATTATCGCGCCAGGCCGGGTTTATCGGGTTGATTCTGATGCGACACATTCGCCTATGTTCCATCAGGTTGAAGGTTTGTGGGTAGGTGAAGATGTGAGTTTTGCCAATCTCAAAGGTGTAGTGCAAGATTTTCTGCAGCGTTTTTTTGAGCGTGATGATTTGCAAGTGCGCTTCCGGCCATCATTCTTCCCATTTACTGAGCCTTCAGCAGAGATGGATATGAGTTGGGGAGATGGCTGGCTGGAAATCGGTGGCTGCGGCATGGTGCATCCTAATGTACTCAAACATGTGAACATCGATAGCGAAAAGTACCTGGGATTCGCATTTGGATTAGGGGTTGAGCGTCTGGCGATGCTGCGTTATGGCGTAGATGATCTGCGTTTATTCTTCAGCAATGATTTGCGTTTTTTGAAGCAATTTAATTAG
- a CDS encoding integration host factor subunit alpha: MTLTKAELADLLFEEVGLNKREAKEMVETFFDEIRTSLEAGDLVKLSGFGNFQLRDKPQRPGRNPKTGEDMPISARRVVTFHPSNKLKTLVDKHYGGTPAN, translated from the coding sequence ATGACACTGACTAAAGCCGAATTGGCAGATTTATTATTTGAAGAAGTTGGCTTGAACAAGCGCGAAGCTAAAGAAATGGTAGAAACCTTTTTTGATGAAATCCGGACTTCTCTGGAAGCGGGTGATTTGGTTAAATTGTCGGGTTTTGGTAATTTTCAGTTGCGAGATAAACCGCAGCGTCCAGGACGTAATCCTAAGACTGGGGAAGACATGCCTATTAGTGCACGTCGTGTGGTGACTTTTCATCCGAGCAATAAGTTAAAAACCTTAGTTGATAAGCATTATGGCGGAACACCAGCTAACTGA
- the infC gene encoding translation initiation factor IF-3: MAQDKETRINTEITGSEIRLIGVDGEPLGIFTAAQALKLAEEAEVDLVEIAPQAKPPVCRLMDYGKFKYQQSKRQHEAKLKQKQIQVKEIKFRPGTDEGDYQIKLRNLIKFLAEGDKAKVTLRFRGREMAHQEIGLAQLKRVEADLAEHAVVEQFPKMEGRQMVMMLAPKRK, from the coding sequence ATCGCTCAGGATAAAGAAACACGAATTAATACCGAAATTACAGGTTCAGAAATTCGTTTGATTGGGGTTGACGGCGAGCCGTTGGGTATATTCACGGCAGCACAAGCGTTGAAATTAGCTGAAGAAGCTGAAGTGGATCTGGTTGAAATTGCACCACAAGCCAAACCGCCAGTATGTCGCTTGATGGATTATGGTAAGTTTAAATACCAGCAAAGCAAGCGTCAGCACGAAGCTAAATTGAAGCAAAAGCAGATACAGGTTAAGGAAATTAAATTCCGCCCGGGTACTGATGAAGGCGATTACCAGATTAAATTGCGTAATCTGATCAAATTCCTGGCGGAAGGTGATAAAGCAAAAGTGACTTTGCGCTTCCGTGGTCGCGAAATGGCGCATCAGGAAATTGGTTTGGCGCAATTGAAACGAGTTGAGGCTGATTTGGCTGAACATGCAGTTGTCGAGCAATTTCCAAAAATGGAAGGTCGGCAAATGGTTATGATGCTCGCGCCTAAGCGTAAGTAA
- the rpmI gene encoding 50S ribosomal protein L35, which produces MPKMKTKSGAAKRFKALANGGVKRGQAFKRHILTKKTTKNKRQLRGTLMVDATNMRSVRAMLPYA; this is translated from the coding sequence ATGCCTAAGATGAAAACTAAGTCGGGTGCAGCGAAACGCTTCAAAGCGTTAGCTAACGGCGGTGTAAAACGCGGTCAAGCGTTCAAACGCCACATCCTTACCAAGAAAACGACCAAGAACAAGCGCCAATTGCGTGGCACGCTGATGGTTGATGCAACCAACATGCGTTCTGTGCGCGCCATGTTGCCCTACGCATAA